The sequence ATAGGCAATGGACATCCGTTTTTTCATGCATCGTTGCAGTAATATAAACTTTTTCTCTATTTTATGAAATGATTTTTCTCCTTGCCGCTGTGCCGCCCTTCCACTTTGTCCTTGCTTTATCACATGGTATTTTCTATATTTTTTAGATATGTAGCAAGCAAAGGAGAACGTATGGAGCCGAGCAAACGTACCCTGCCTGAAAATGCCTATCGCCCACTCAAAGAGGGTGAGTCGTACCAGCCGGTGGTTCCGGCGAACCGGAAAATGCCGGAAGTCACCCGCTACTCCCTGATTTGGGGATTGATCTACGCTGCGGTGTTTTCCATGGCCGCAGCCTATCTGGGCTTAAAGATCGGCCAGGTGTTTGAAGCGGCCATCCCCATCGCCATTCTGGCGGTCGGCGCCTCAGCGTTTCTACACCGCAAAGACGCGCTGCTGGAAAACGTCATCATTCAATCCATCGGCGCCGCCTCAGGCGTGGTGGTGGCCGGCGCCATCTTTACCATTCCGGCCATCTATATTCTCAAACTGGAGATCCACTTTTATCAGATCTTTCTCGCTTCGCTGTTCGGCGGCTTTCTCGGCATTCTTTTTATGATTCCATTCCGCAAATATTTCGTCCAAGAGATGCACGGGCAGTTTCCCTTTCCCGAGGCCACAGCCACCACCGAAGTGCTGGTCGCCGGCGAGTCGGGCGGCAGCCAGGCCAAAGTGCTGATCAAAGCCATGATCGTCGGCGGTCTGTATGATTTCATCATCGGCACCTTTCACTGGTGGAGTGAAGTGTTTACCTCCCGCGCCGTGCCCTTTCTCGCCGGTTTGGCGGATAAATGGAAGCTGGTGTTCCGCATCAACGTCGGCGCCGCCGTGTTGGGTCTGGGCTACATCGTCGGCCTGCAGTACTCGGCCATCATCGCCGCCGGTTCTTTCGTCTCCTGGTTTCTGCTGGTGCCGTTGGTCTATTATTTCGGCCAGAATCTGGCGCTGCCCTTTGGCAACACCACCCAACTGATCAGCGCCATGTCTGCCGAACAGATTTTCTTCACCTATGTGCGTCACATCGGCATCGGCGGCATCGCCTGCGCCGGCATCATCGGCATCATCCGTTCGTCGAAAATCATCGGCGGCGCTCTCAAGCTGGCCTGGCAGGAACTCACCGGCAAAAGCAAAAAGAGCGCGGTGGATGACCGCCGCACCAGCCGGGATCTTTCGATGAGCGCCATCGGCGCGGGCATCGCCTTGACCGCTCTGCTGTTGTTGCTGTTTTTTCAATTCGGCGTGGTGCACAACTGGACCCAGGCCATCGTCGGCCTGCTCATCGTGCTGGTCATCTCTTTTCTGTTCACCACCGTGGCGGCGCGCGCCATCGCCATCGTCGGCACCAACCCGGTTTCCGGCATGACTCTGATGACGCTGATCCTCTCCTCGCTGATTCTGGTGCGCGTAGGCCTTACCGGCACCTCGGGCATGGTCTCTGCGTTGATCATCGGCGGTGTGGTCTGCACCGCGCTGTCCATGGCCGGAGGATTCATCACAGATCTCAAGATCGGTTACTGGCTGGGCAATACGCCGGTGAATCAACAGAAATTTAAATTCATCGGCACTCTGGTCGCCGCCGCCTCTGTGGGTTTTGTCATCATGATGTTGAACGAAACCTATGGATTTGAAGGCCCCAACGCCCTGGTCGCCCCCCAGGCCAATGCCATGGCCGCAGTCATCAAGCCGCTCATGTCCAATCAACCGGCGCCGTGGATGCTGTACATCGTCGGTGCGATTTTTGCGCTCATCCTGCAGATGATCGGCGTTCCGCCGCTGGCCTTTGCCCTGGGCATGTACATTCCCCTGGAACTGAACACGCCGCTGCTGGCCGGCGGCATCATCGCCTATCTGGTGTCGAACGCCTCCAAGGATGAATCGCTCAATACGCTGCGTAAAGAAAAAGGCACGCTGATCGCATCCGGCTTTATCGCCGGCGGCGCCATCATGGGCGTGGTATCGGCGTTTCTGAAATACGTGGGCTTTGACAACGCCTCCCTGGTCCAGCCCATCCTCGC is a genomic window of bacterium containing:
- a CDS encoding oligopeptide transporter, OPT family, with translation MEPSKRTLPENAYRPLKEGESYQPVVPANRKMPEVTRYSLIWGLIYAAVFSMAAAYLGLKIGQVFEAAIPIAILAVGASAFLHRKDALLENVIIQSIGAASGVVVAGAIFTIPAIYILKLEIHFYQIFLASLFGGFLGILFMIPFRKYFVQEMHGQFPFPEATATTEVLVAGESGGSQAKVLIKAMIVGGLYDFIIGTFHWWSEVFTSRAVPFLAGLADKWKLVFRINVGAAVLGLGYIVGLQYSAIIAAGSFVSWFLLVPLVYYFGQNLALPFGNTTQLISAMSAEQIFFTYVRHIGIGGIACAGIIGIIRSSKIIGGALKLAWQELTGKSKKSAVDDRRTSRDLSMSAIGAGIALTALLLLLFFQFGVVHNWTQAIVGLLIVLVISFLFTTVAARAIAIVGTNPVSGMTLMTLILSSLILVRVGLTGTSGMVSALIIGGVVCTALSMAGGFITDLKIGYWLGNTPVNQQKFKFIGTLVAAASVGFVIMMLNETYGFEGPNALVAPQANAMAAVIKPLMSNQPAPWMLYIVGAIFALILQMIGVPPLAFALGMYIPLELNTPLLAGGIIAYLVSNASKDESLNTLRKEKGTLIASGFIAGGAIMGVVSAFLKYVGFDNASLVQPILAVHWAESAGGQLLALALFAVLCIFFIADAKKTES